Proteins from a single region of Gammaproteobacteria bacterium:
- a CDS encoding transposase codes for MRRGDQMSWAAEEFADLDLGDARRNKRLI; via the coding sequence ATGAGACGTGGAGATCAGATGAGCTGGGCGGCTGAGGAATTCGCGGACTTGGACCTGGGCGATGCACGACGCAACAAGCGCCTGATCAA